A single region of the Montipora capricornis isolate CH-2021 chromosome 13, ASM3666992v2, whole genome shotgun sequence genome encodes:
- the LOC138029690 gene encoding uncharacterized protein, producing the protein MAGDITFVNEADIGFLSAVSLPNLSQALLDNFLDLDSEHESEDDSEDEWSDFSDLSSGNDSSAMSGEESPSRGQKDVRRKKLQENETDEVNFHAAVVLNTIYWALYENFHSAVMQIKIDTDKRKTQTNASEGADTVVDSDFVDVARVSGAALHKLRKGREKIVNGRKGARRVSEATKENYAAEVKIMSEMVCSAEEKTSLPLGLKRLDEGKLTFFNGKFTVVLLTLDKRIREMLTEKNLKRYPKNLMKLTKQSVALDEELQELFLAASKRACTAPFEEIRACSIWQELVKRICNTRFKEFYSAQEEKKLIQEGKVVSADQSLRDKLKTYSVDKRT; encoded by the exons ATGGCGGGCGATATTACCTTCGTGAATGAGGCAGATATAGGATTTCTCTCAGCAGTATCGCTTCCAAATTTAAGCCAAGCCCTCCTTGACAACTTCCTTGACCTTGACAGTGAACATGAAAGTGAGGATGATTCAGAAGACGAGTGGAGTGACTTTTCCGACCTATCGAGTGGAAATGATTCGTCAGCCATGTCTGGGGAGGAATCGCCTAGCAGAGGACAGAAAGATGTAAGGAGGAAAAAG TTGCAGGAGAACGAAACAGACGAAGTCAACTTTCATGCTGCCGTTGTACTTAACACCATCTACTGGGCACTTTACGAAAATTTTCACAGCGCAGTCATGCAAATTAAGATTGACACTGACAAACGGAAAACCCAAACAAATGCAAGTGAAGGCGCGGACACTGTTGTCGATTCCGACTTTGTGGACGTTGCTAGAGTATCTGGGGCGGCGCTGCACAAACTACGGAAAGGAAGAGAAAAGATTGTTAATGGGCGGAAAGGAGCCAGGAGAGTTTCAGAAGCGACAAAGGAAAATTATGCAGCCGAAGTTAAAATTATGTCTGAAATGGTCTGTTCTGCAGAGGAGAAAACATCTTTGCCATTGGGTCTAAAAAGGTTGGACGAGGGAAAGTTGACTTTCTTCAATGGTAAGTTTACTGTTGTTTTGTTAACGTTAGATAAAAGAATAAGAGAAATGTTGactgaaaaaaatctgaagagaTATCCAAAAAACCTTATGAAGCTGACAAAACAATCGGTTGCTTTAGACGAGGAGCTACAAGAGTTATTTTTGGCAGCATCAAAAAGGGCATGCACAGCACCATTTGAAGAGATTAGGGCTTGCTCCATATGGCAAGAGCTAGTAAAGAGAATATGTAATACCAGATTTAAGGAATTCTATAGTGCtcaagaagagaaaaaactgaTTCAGGAGGGCAAAGTCGTTTCAGCCGACCAAAGCTTGAGGGACAAGCTGAAAACTTACAGTGTCGATAAGcgtacttaa
- the LOC138030921 gene encoding uncharacterized protein, translating to MEVDSSVKRANDLNLEEVSSATQQKRVKTVFKTLWDDTNSEKPYQVGKLNLCEHILAKSNELRSLEAIASDLQDPRVEARVEVVERSGKPSLVVVKKRKASLSDDVPFDDVRLVVDANGEYRLFVYHFELVRRGTININQPGQLRNAINEVVENRPCPGVDTRITGQQDYLSSEVEEQTLPWHRVLSRNCAQLIKNAQCESGRKCRCCYKTEQKLSERLNQKKSLTEEDVRSRQSVSSKVRFSCLSPKSQSKQLKNMRQSRKNMTKQVKRYRKKFSVLMSDTHSSDLDKLMERVESTPMGRKEFEKCVAEADSLRPGAGQVLREIWDSDKVNFRKDQAKNGYGHRSNRWTQATWRVALAIYARCPVLFDDLKKLDILQLPCRRSLERVMAKRTVEEGIHEERIIEQLTLFNQFKTTAVLSGRPEPLGVGELLFDETKVQSKIQIRCTDGVAIGYAMNENDWSCLHDVYESLFISENGAGQRASYVLQTYWRDMTSGFEFAGPYFLREVPLDGKFLHDIVFKVISTLEKYRFHVILLVGDGASCNLALFKRLCGYANEQLPVEDSGAERYQFKASFINPFSTRSDKTCFVMICPAHQLKNIIAALYSSRNKGKKAFEKGGTTFGWQPIIDQYYRNQERSAKGLGRRVPGLRYSYVQRDCWTRLNVMPAKIMQQRYMIAALEEYANLRSEGPEKTDVVKETARYLQACHHIFEKGILSHVFIRSNESAVFKNIQQGWRYFEEWAEEHNNTEYVDNSKRARAAKFLAWQELVGLM from the exons ATGGAAGTCGATAGCTCTGTTAAAAGAGCAAATGATTTAAATTTGGAAGAAGTCAGCTCAGCTACACAACAAAAGAGAGTGAAAACGGTGTTTAAGACACTCTGGGATGACACGAACAGTGAGAAACCCTATCAG GTTGGTAAGCTTAACCTTTGTGAACACATTCTTGCCAAGAGCAACGAATTAAGATCTCTTGAAGCCATCGCGTCAGATCTCCAGGATCCCAGAGTAGAGGCTCGTGTCGAGGTTGTGGAAAGAAGTGGAAAGCCATCCCTGGTTGTCGTCAAGAAACGGAAAGCCTCTCTCTCTGACGACGTGCCTTTTGACGACGTGAGACTCGTTGTTGATGCAAATGGTGAATATCGTTTGTTTGTGTACCACTTTGAGCTCGTAAGAAGGGGCACAATTAATATTAATCAGCCGGGACAACTGAGAAATGCAATAAACGAAGTCGTCGAGAATCGTCCTTGTCCTGGAGTGGACACTAGGATAACTGGCCAGCAGGATTATCTGTCCTCAGAAGTAGAAGAACAGACCCTTCCTTGGCACAGAGTTTTGTCAAGAAATTGCGCGCAATTGATAAAAAATGCCCAATGTGAGAGTGGAAGAAAGTGTCGATGTTGctacaaaacagaacaaaaactgTCAGAACGCTTAAACCAAAAGAAGTctctgactgaagaagacgTAAGGAGCAGACAATCTGTGTCATCCAAAGTTCGCTTCTCTTGCCTCAGTCCAAAGAGCCAAAGTAAGCAATTGAAAAATATGCGGCAATCAAGGAAAAACATGACAAAGCAGGTCAAACGGTACAGAAAGAAGTTCTCTGTTTTAATGTCTGATACACATAGCTCTGACTTGGACAAATTGATGGAGCGAGTTGAATCTACACCCATGGGAAGaaaggaatttgaaaaatgtgtggcagAAGCTGATAGTTTAAGACCCGGTGCAGGGCAAGTCTTGCGTGAGATATGGGATTCAGACAAAgtgaatttccgaaaagatcAGGCAAAAAACG GATATGGACATCGATCTAATCGTTGGACTCAGGCGACTTGGCGAGTGGCTCTTGCTATTTATGCACGCTGCCCGGTCCTGTTTGATGACCTCAAGAAGCTGGACATTCTCCAGCTTCCATGCAGGAGATCCTTGGAGAGGGTAATGGCAAAGAGAACAGTAGAGGAAGGTATCCATGAAGAAAGAATCATCGAGCAACTCACTTTGTTTAATCAATTTAAAACCACTGCAGTCCTTAGTGGAAGACCAGAGCCACTGGGAGTTGGAGAACTCTTGTTTGATGAGACAAAG GTGCAGAGTAAGATTCAGATCCGTTGCACAGATGGTGTTGCCATTGGCTATGCAATGAATGAAAATGACTGGTCATGTCTTCATGATGTTTATGAGTCCCTGTTCATCTCAGAAAATGGAGCTGGTCAAAGGGCAAGTTACGTTCTTCAGACCTACTGGCGGGATATGACATCTGGGTTTGAGTTTGCTGGGCCTTACTTTCTCCGTGAGGTACCCCTGGATGGAAAGTTTCTACATGACATCGTCTTCAAGGTGATCAGTACCCTTGAAAAGTACCGGTTCCATGTCATTCTATTGGTTGGTGATGGAGCTTCCTGTAACTTAGCCCTTTTTAAGAGGCTTTGTGGCTATGCAAATGAGCAGCTCCCAGTAGAAGACAGTGGTGCTGAACGATACCAGTTCAAGGCCAGTTTCATCAATCCATTCAGCACCAGATCAGACAAAACCTGCTTTGTCATGATATGCCCTGCTCACCAG TTGAAGAACATCATTGCAGCTTTGTACAGTTCAAGGAACAAGGGGAAAAAAGCTTTCGAGAAGGGAGGCACTACTTTTGGCTGGCAGCCAATAATTGATCAATATTACAGGAATCAAGAGAGATCTGCAAAAGGTCTGGGTAGGCGTGTCCCTGGTCTGAGGTATAGCTATGTGCAACGTGACTGCTGGACAAGACTAAATGTTATGCCTGCAAAGATAATGCAG CAACGTTATATGATTGCAGCCTTGgaagaatatgcaaatttgagaAGTGAAGGCCCAGAGAAAACTGATGTTGTGAAAGAAACAGCAAGGTACCTACAAGCATGTCACCACATTTTTGAAAAGGGAATCCTTAGCCATGTGTTTATAAGATCCAATGAGTCAGCTGTattcaaaaacatacaacagGGATGGAGATATTTCGAAGAATGGGCAGAGGAGCACAACAACACAG AGTATGTTGACAACTCCAAACGAGCACGTGCAGCAAAGTTTTTAGCATGGCAG GAGTTGGTGGGCTTGATGTAG